In one window of Tellurirhabdus rosea DNA:
- a CDS encoding gliding motility lipoprotein GldH, with protein MKYIGALLIGLLLLVGGCDSNAVFKDIEDIEDGRWFVRQSPTFTFQIEDTTQTYSIFYNIRNSLSYPYYNLYISRVLLDSAGKTVESKLDELILLDPKSGKPYGDGLGDLFDHKIKVADKYRFPRRGQYTIRLRQYMRQNPLPEIYSVGISVEKEI; from the coding sequence ATGAAATACATCGGCGCTTTGCTGATCGGTTTGCTGCTGCTCGTGGGCGGCTGCGACTCCAATGCGGTATTTAAAGATATTGAAGACATTGAAGATGGGCGTTGGTTCGTCAGGCAGTCGCCAACGTTTACATTTCAGATCGAGGACACGACCCAGACGTATTCCATCTTTTACAACATCCGGAACAGCCTGTCGTACCCCTATTACAACCTGTATATCAGCCGGGTTCTGCTGGATTCGGCCGGAAAAACGGTGGAATCCAAACTGGACGAACTGATTCTGCTCGACCCCAAAAGCGGCAAACCGTACGGGGACGGCCTGGGGGATCTGTTCGACCATAAAATCAAGGTAGCCGACAAATACCGGTTTCCTCGCCGAGGCCAGTACACCATCCGCCTGCGGCAGTACATGCGGCAGAATCCGCTCCCGGAGATTTACAGTGTCGGCATTAGTGTTGAAAAAGAAATCTGA
- a CDS encoding BlaI/MecI/CopY family transcriptional regulator — MEKITAKEEEIMQVLWKLEYAFIKEMLPFFTDPPLHYNTVSTIVRNLEEKGYVGHREFGNTYQYYPIINREDYQNRFVLTKVVADYFDNSYKNLVSYFARQEKVSVEDLKEVIRMIENDGKP, encoded by the coding sequence ATGGAAAAGATAACCGCCAAGGAGGAAGAGATCATGCAGGTGCTCTGGAAACTGGAATACGCCTTTATCAAGGAAATGCTGCCGTTTTTCACCGATCCGCCGCTGCACTACAACACCGTATCGACCATTGTCCGGAATCTGGAAGAGAAAGGCTACGTCGGGCACCGCGAGTTCGGCAACACCTACCAGTATTACCCCATCATCAACCGCGAGGACTACCAGAACCGCTTCGTGCTGACAAAGGTGGTGGCCGATTATTTTGATAATTCGTACAAAAACCTGGTCAGTTATTTTGCCCGGCAAGAGAAAGTCTCGGTCGAAGATCTGAAGGAAGTGATTCGGATGATTGAAAACGACGGCAAACCATGA
- a CDS encoding carboxypeptidase-like regulatory domain-containing protein: protein MKIQWFVFLLCWLAGQAVAQSLPGRIVDGQSAKPIPAATILNQNTRRVSISGEEGAFRTVASPGDILRVTCVGYQEMRYVVPDTVQELRIALWPQTVQLQEVTVRGVGGDPFDPNFLKEKVPEKPSIQLGTPPELQGVQLTKDVRVSSDPVSKVPVITITGPFTLAYNTFSRKARSDRKLKKLIEENRRRKIFNARLNPAWVVRITDLTDDELEPFIDYCAFSEEFVLTATEYELIRAVQKKVPQFRGNHAQP, encoded by the coding sequence ATGAAAATCCAGTGGTTTGTCTTTCTGCTTTGCTGGCTCGCCGGGCAGGCGGTTGCGCAGTCGCTGCCGGGGCGCATCGTTGACGGACAAAGTGCAAAGCCCATACCGGCGGCTACCATCCTGAATCAGAACACAAGGCGCGTATCCATTAGCGGCGAGGAAGGCGCCTTTCGAACGGTAGCCTCTCCGGGCGACATTCTGCGCGTGACCTGTGTCGGCTATCAGGAAATGCGGTATGTGGTGCCCGACACGGTGCAGGAACTGCGCATTGCACTTTGGCCGCAGACCGTGCAGCTTCAGGAGGTGACCGTCCGGGGCGTGGGCGGCGACCCGTTTGACCCCAATTTTTTAAAAGAAAAAGTCCCGGAAAAGCCCTCCATTCAACTGGGAACCCCGCCCGAATTGCAGGGTGTTCAGTTGACGAAAGACGTCCGCGTTAGCTCAGACCCGGTCTCGAAGGTTCCGGTAATTACCATCACCGGGCCGTTTACGCTGGCCTACAACACTTTCAGCCGAAAGGCCCGCAGTGACCGCAAGCTGAAAAAGCTGATTGAAGAAAATCGCCGGCGCAAAATCTTCAATGCCCGCCTGAATCCCGCCTGGGTGGTTCGCATTACCGACCTGACGGACGACGAACTGGAACCGTTTATCGATTACTGCGCCTTTTCGGAGGAGTTTGTGCTGACGGCGACGGAGTACGAACTGATTCGGGCGGTCCAGAAAAAGGTGCCCCAGTTTCGCGGCAATCACGCCCAGCCTTAA
- a CDS encoding PSP1 domain-containing protein yields the protein MNVFDWLSNMEAPSVRRFDVVEVKFKGGRKEYYRNPHQLELTTGDFVVVEMQTGFHIGCVSLQGELVRLQMLKKSVQYNDELKVIHRTANQKDLEKHEQAIARDLPTMYRTREIIKELKLNMKLSDVEFQSDNTKATFYYSSDERVDFRELIKLLASEFKIRVEMRQISLRQEAGRLGGIGSCGRELCCSTWLTDFKNITTSAARYQNLSLNPSKLSGQCGRLKCCLNYELETYMDALRDIPQVEKPLETQKGRATLQKTDIFRRIMWFGYSTESTWYPLPIARVQQIIELNKQGVIPESFDVLEPIGERKEAQKGTSLNSDLEKLDKKFSNRVDVKKKKKKKKKPAEASAAAPPPAAPAAKAPERPRRNPPADRTKSQP from the coding sequence ATGAACGTATTCGACTGGCTGAGTAACATGGAAGCTCCTTCCGTGCGCCGGTTCGATGTGGTGGAAGTCAAGTTCAAGGGCGGACGGAAGGAATATTACCGCAATCCGCACCAGTTGGAACTGACGACGGGTGATTTTGTGGTGGTGGAAATGCAGACCGGTTTTCATATCGGCTGCGTGTCCCTGCAGGGTGAACTGGTCCGGCTGCAAATGCTGAAGAAAAGCGTTCAGTACAACGACGAACTGAAAGTGATTCACCGGACGGCCAACCAGAAGGACCTCGAAAAGCACGAACAGGCCATTGCCCGCGACCTGCCGACGATGTACCGCACCCGCGAAATCATCAAGGAACTGAAACTGAACATGAAATTGTCGGATGTGGAGTTTCAATCCGACAATACGAAAGCGACGTTTTATTACTCGTCCGACGAACGGGTAGACTTCCGCGAACTGATCAAACTGCTGGCATCCGAGTTCAAGATTCGGGTAGAAATGCGGCAGATCAGCCTGCGGCAGGAGGCCGGCCGCCTCGGCGGCATCGGGTCCTGCGGACGTGAACTGTGCTGCTCTACGTGGCTGACGGACTTCAAGAACATCACGACTTCGGCGGCGCGTTACCAGAACCTGTCGCTCAACCCCAGCAAACTGTCGGGGCAGTGCGGTCGGCTGAAGTGCTGCCTGAACTACGAGCTGGAAACCTACATGGACGCGCTGCGCGATATTCCGCAGGTGGAAAAGCCGCTGGAAACTCAGAAAGGCCGCGCGACTCTCCAGAAAACGGACATTTTCCGGCGCATCATGTGGTTTGGCTACAGCACCGAAAGCACCTGGTATCCGTTGCCCATCGCCCGCGTTCAGCAGATTATCGAACTGAACAAACAGGGCGTTATTCCTGAGTCGTTCGACGTACTGGAGCCGATTGGGGAACGCAAGGAAGCCCAAAAAGGCACTTCGCTGAACAGCGATCTGGAAAAGCTGGACAAAAAATTCAGCAACCGGGTCGATGTGAAGAAAAAGAAGAAAAAGAAGAAGAAACCGGCTGAAGCGTCGGCTGCCGCGCCGCCACCTGCGGCCCCGGCCGCCAAGGCTCCGGAACGTCCCCGGCGCAACCCGCCCGCGGACCGGACCAAGTCGCAGCCTTAA
- the purD gene encoding phosphoribosylamine--glycine ligase: MNILILGSGGREHAFAWKLAQSPLCDNLFVAPGNAGTALNATNLNIAATDFEAIAEAVRTNAIDLLLVGPEEPLVKGVVDYFRNKPEFSSLRIIGPDSVGAQLEGSKDFSKQFMVRHGIPAAASRTFTPETLDEGLEYLSGHSLPIVLKADGLAAGKGVIITENVTEAQDVLRTMLSGEKFGEAGSKVVVEQFLRGIELSVFVLSDGVNYKILPEAKDYKRIGEGDTGPNTGGMGAVSPVKFATAKFLQKVEEKVVKPTLAGLQKEGIRYVGFIFIGLMNVKEEPYVIEYNARMGDPETEVVLPRIQSDLAELLTAAADGELDKVQLQVSPQTAVTTVVVSGGYPDAYEKGKEITELTGLEDVTAFHAGTSPGHNGHVLTNGGRVLALTALANSLENAVQKSQKAARTVQFDGKYYRKDIGLDLIRYPD; the protein is encoded by the coding sequence ATGAATATACTAATACTCGGTTCCGGGGGACGGGAGCATGCATTTGCGTGGAAATTGGCCCAGAGTCCTCTTTGTGATAACCTGTTTGTCGCGCCGGGGAACGCCGGAACGGCCCTAAACGCCACCAACCTGAACATTGCAGCCACCGATTTTGAAGCGATCGCGGAGGCTGTTCGTACAAACGCCATAGACCTGCTGCTGGTCGGGCCGGAAGAGCCGCTGGTCAAAGGCGTGGTCGATTACTTCCGAAACAAACCTGAATTTTCTTCTCTCCGCATCATCGGTCCTGACTCGGTGGGCGCCCAGCTCGAAGGCAGCAAGGACTTTTCGAAGCAGTTTATGGTTCGCCACGGCATTCCGGCGGCGGCCTCCCGCACCTTTACGCCGGAAACGCTGGACGAAGGGCTGGAGTACCTGTCCGGCCATTCGCTGCCCATTGTGCTCAAAGCTGACGGGCTGGCAGCCGGTAAAGGCGTGATTATCACCGAAAACGTGACCGAAGCCCAGGACGTCCTGCGGACCATGCTGAGCGGTGAGAAGTTCGGCGAGGCGGGCAGCAAAGTCGTCGTGGAGCAGTTCCTGCGCGGGATCGAACTGTCCGTGTTTGTGCTGTCGGACGGTGTCAATTACAAAATTCTGCCGGAAGCGAAAGACTACAAGCGCATCGGCGAAGGCGATACCGGACCGAACACGGGCGGGATGGGTGCCGTGTCGCCGGTGAAGTTTGCAACGGCTAAATTTCTGCAAAAAGTAGAAGAGAAAGTCGTTAAACCGACGCTGGCCGGTTTGCAGAAAGAAGGAATCCGGTACGTAGGTTTTATCTTTATTGGACTAATGAACGTCAAGGAGGAGCCCTACGTTATCGAGTACAACGCCCGGATGGGCGACCCGGAGACCGAAGTGGTCCTGCCCCGCATTCAGAGCGATCTGGCAGAACTGCTGACGGCGGCGGCCGATGGCGAACTGGATAAGGTCCAACTGCAGGTTTCGCCCCAGACTGCCGTTACCACCGTGGTCGTATCCGGCGGGTATCCGGATGCCTATGAAAAAGGCAAGGAAATTACCGAACTTACGGGTCTGGAAGATGTCACGGCTTTTCATGCCGGAACCTCTCCGGGCCACAACGGACACGTGCTGACCAACGGCGGGCGGGTACTGGCCCTGACAGCCCTTGCCAACTCGCTGGAAAATGCCGTGCAGAAATCCCAGAAAGCGGCCCGAACGGTGCAGTTTGACGGGAAATATTACCGGAAAGACATCGGGCTCGACCTGATCCGGTACCCTGACTGA
- the recQ gene encoding DNA helicase RecQ, whose translation MITQQADQTVQVTLKEKLKEIFGFSQFRGDQEAIISSILGGQNTFVIMPTGAGKSLCYQLPALVCDGTAIVISPLIALMKNQVDQLNAFGINAQFLNSTLTKAEMNKVKRDTLDGTLKLLYIAPESLTKEENLDFLKRANICFVAIDEAHCISEWGHDFRPEYRKIRGIIDSIGNLPVIALTATATPKVQLDIIKNLQMEDASVFKTSFNRKNLYYEVRPKIDEKKQLIKYIKNNKGKSGIVYCLSRKSVEEIAELLNVNDIKALPYHAGLDPQTRMNNQDAFLNEEVDVIVATIAFGMGIDKPDVRFVIHYDAPKSLEGYYQETGRAGRDGLEGNCVMFYTYDDIVKLEKFNKDKSVTERDNARHLLMEMVSYANLGVCRRRQLLGYFGEYMDKDCGFCDNCVKHTERFKAQDEVVLALQTVLQTDQRFDTDHIADVLTATENQYVTSYEHNKLPVYGKGTELNESRDFWCSLVRQVTIYGYIDKDVDNYGVLKLSKRGRAYLEDPYPVTLSKDHNYEIVEETKNDDDDNSATASGSGNAYDEALLGLLKAMRKKVAKEKGLPPYVIFQDPSLEEMATTYPTTREEMAQINGVGMGKVAKFGRPFIELIAKYVEENDIETAKDVVVKSMVNKSKVKIFIIQQIDRKVDLEEIAEAKDLSMEDLIEEIEHICYSGTRLNLDYYINQIMDRDRQEEIYDYFMTAETDNIAVALRNFGGDDVTEEELRLMRIKFLSEVAN comes from the coding sequence ATGATAACGCAGCAGGCAGACCAGACGGTACAAGTCACTCTGAAAGAAAAACTTAAAGAAATTTTTGGCTTCAGCCAGTTCCGGGGCGATCAGGAGGCTATTATCAGCAGCATCCTGGGTGGACAGAATACGTTCGTCATTATGCCCACCGGAGCCGGTAAGTCGCTTTGCTACCAACTGCCCGCGCTGGTGTGCGATGGTACGGCAATTGTCATTTCCCCGCTCATCGCCCTGATGAAAAACCAGGTCGACCAGCTCAACGCGTTCGGCATCAACGCGCAGTTTCTGAACTCGACGCTGACGAAGGCGGAAATGAACAAGGTCAAGCGGGATACGCTCGACGGCACGCTGAAACTGCTTTACATCGCTCCGGAGTCCCTGACCAAGGAAGAAAACCTCGATTTTCTGAAACGGGCCAACATCTGCTTTGTCGCCATCGACGAGGCGCACTGTATCTCGGAATGGGGCCACGATTTCCGGCCGGAATACCGCAAAATCCGGGGAATCATCGACAGCATCGGCAACCTGCCGGTCATCGCCCTGACGGCCACCGCCACGCCGAAAGTGCAGCTGGACATCATCAAGAACCTGCAGATGGAAGACGCCTCGGTCTTCAAAACGTCGTTTAACCGGAAAAACCTGTACTACGAGGTCCGGCCGAAAATCGACGAGAAAAAGCAGCTCATCAAATACATTAAAAATAACAAAGGCAAGTCGGGTATCGTCTACTGCCTCAGCCGCAAATCGGTAGAGGAAATTGCCGAACTGCTGAATGTCAACGATATCAAGGCGCTGCCGTACCATGCCGGACTGGACCCGCAGACGCGGATGAACAACCAGGACGCCTTCCTGAACGAGGAAGTGGACGTTATCGTGGCTACGATTGCCTTCGGAATGGGCATCGACAAGCCGGACGTGCGTTTTGTGATTCACTACGACGCCCCGAAGTCGCTGGAAGGCTATTACCAGGAGACCGGCCGGGCGGGCCGCGACGGGCTGGAAGGCAACTGCGTGATGTTCTACACCTACGACGACATCGTCAAGCTGGAGAAATTCAACAAGGATAAGTCGGTGACCGAGCGCGACAATGCCCGCCATCTGCTGATGGAAATGGTGTCGTACGCCAACCTCGGGGTCTGCCGCCGCCGCCAGCTGCTGGGCTATTTCGGCGAGTACATGGACAAGGACTGCGGCTTCTGCGACAACTGCGTGAAGCATACCGAGCGTTTCAAGGCGCAGGACGAAGTGGTGCTGGCCCTGCAGACCGTGCTCCAGACCGACCAGCGGTTTGATACCGATCACATCGCCGACGTGCTGACAGCCACCGAAAACCAGTACGTCACCAGCTACGAACACAACAAACTCCCCGTTTACGGCAAAGGAACCGAGCTGAACGAGAGCCGGGATTTCTGGTGCTCGCTCGTCCGGCAGGTGACCATTTACGGCTACATTGACAAAGACGTCGACAATTACGGCGTTCTGAAGCTCAGCAAGCGGGGCCGCGCCTACCTCGAAGACCCGTATCCGGTTACTCTTTCCAAAGATCATAACTACGAAATCGTCGAAGAAACCAAGAACGACGATGATGATAATTCGGCCACGGCTTCGGGCTCGGGCAACGCGTACGACGAAGCGCTGCTCGGTCTGCTGAAGGCCATGCGGAAGAAGGTCGCCAAAGAAAAGGGCCTGCCGCCGTACGTGATTTTCCAGGACCCGTCGCTGGAAGAAATGGCGACGACCTACCCGACCACCCGCGAGGAAATGGCGCAGATCAATGGCGTCGGGATGGGAAAAGTGGCTAAGTTTGGCCGCCCGTTCATCGAGCTGATCGCCAAATACGTCGAGGAAAACGACATCGAAACGGCGAAGGACGTGGTCGTGAAATCGATGGTCAACAAATCGAAGGTGAAGATTTTCATCATTCAGCAGATTGACCGGAAAGTGGACCTGGAGGAGATCGCCGAAGCCAAAGACCTGTCGATGGAAGACCTGATCGAGGAGATCGAGCACATCTGCTACTCGGGCACCCGTCTGAACCTCGATTACTACATCAATCAGATTATGGACCGCGACCGGCAGGAGGAAATCTACGATTACTTCATGACGGCCGAGACCGACAACATCGCCGTGGCCCTGCGCAACTTTGGCGGCGACGATGTCACGGAGGAAGAACTGCGGCTGATGCGGATTAAGTTTTTATCGGAAGTAGCAAACTAA
- a CDS encoding KpsF/GutQ family sugar-phosphate isomerase: MKLVKKNIRSTAQAVLLAESEAIRQAVESIDEEFERIVETILQSSGRVVVTGIGKSAIIGQKIVATLNSTGTPALFMHAADAIHGDLGMIQSDDVVICISKSGNTPEIKVLVPLLKRTGVRLIGFVSQTNSYLAAHADFVLPAPCEREADPLDLAPTTSTTVTLAIGDALAVSLLEARGFTRQDFARYHPGGSLGKKLYLKVCDLYPHHQVPQVPLAATVHEVILEMTSKRLGATAVVDEAGLLAGIVTDGDLRRMLSRHGTLHLEGLHARDIMTPSPVSVAPDDYASEALQIMQSRSITQLVVVENGRVLGFVHLHDLLKEGLV, encoded by the coding sequence TTGAAACTAGTTAAAAAAAATATTCGCTCAACGGCACAGGCGGTTCTGCTTGCAGAATCGGAGGCAATCCGTCAGGCTGTTGAAAGTATTGATGAAGAATTTGAACGAATTGTAGAGACTATCCTGCAAAGTTCGGGCCGGGTTGTCGTGACAGGCATTGGAAAAAGTGCCATTATCGGGCAAAAAATTGTGGCCACCCTCAATTCGACCGGAACGCCCGCCCTTTTTATGCACGCCGCCGATGCTATTCACGGCGACCTGGGTATGATCCAGTCCGACGATGTGGTCATCTGCATTTCCAAAAGCGGCAACACGCCCGAAATAAAAGTACTGGTTCCCCTGCTAAAACGCACGGGCGTCCGGCTGATTGGCTTTGTCAGCCAGACGAATTCCTATCTGGCGGCCCACGCCGACTTTGTGCTGCCCGCTCCCTGCGAGCGCGAGGCCGACCCGCTCGACCTGGCCCCCACCACCAGCACCACCGTCACGCTGGCCATTGGCGACGCCCTGGCCGTCAGCCTGCTCGAAGCGCGGGGCTTCACCCGGCAGGATTTTGCCCGCTACCATCCCGGCGGCTCGCTCGGCAAAAAACTTTACCTCAAAGTCTGCGACCTTTACCCGCACCACCAGGTGCCGCAGGTGCCGCTCGCCGCGACGGTTCACGAAGTGATTCTGGAAATGACGTCGAAGCGGCTGGGCGCAACCGCCGTGGTTGATGAAGCAGGCTTACTGGCCGGTATCGTGACGGATGGCGACCTGCGCCGCATGCTGAGCCGCCACGGCACCCTGCACCTCGAAGGGCTGCACGCCCGGGACATCATGACGCCCTCCCCTGTGAGCGTCGCCCCCGACGATTACGCCAGCGAAGCCCTGCAAATCATGCAGAGCCGCAGCATCACCCAGCTCGTCGTCGTCGAAAACGGCCGGGTGCTCGGCTTCGTGCACCTGCACGACCTGCTGAAGGAAGGACTCGTCTAG
- a CDS encoding DUF4293 domain-containing protein: protein MIQRIQTLFLAVIAVAMGVVLSTTIWQKLGVNNEVAELTALRLTHTKMVGATASSVVTPAYYVAILAALIIGVSIYTIFQYRNRVLQMGMCAVNALLLTGLMGSVLYLTLYKGKDFFNPSDQGQFTTGFYAIVVALLCNMFANRFIRRDEKLVQESNRLR, encoded by the coding sequence ATGATTCAACGCATTCAGACCCTGTTTCTTGCCGTAATTGCCGTCGCGATGGGCGTCGTACTCAGCACGACGATCTGGCAGAAACTGGGCGTCAATAACGAAGTGGCCGAACTGACGGCCCTCCGGCTCACGCATACCAAAATGGTTGGCGCTACGGCCTCTTCCGTGGTGACGCCCGCTTACTACGTCGCCATTCTGGCGGCGCTGATTATTGGCGTATCCATTTACACCATCTTCCAGTACCGTAACCGGGTTCTGCAAATGGGCATGTGTGCCGTCAACGCGCTGCTGCTGACGGGTTTGATGGGTTCTGTGCTGTACCTGACGCTCTACAAGGGCAAGGACTTTTTCAACCCCAGCGACCAGGGACAGTTCACGACCGGCTTCTACGCCATCGTCGTTGCCCTGCTTTGCAACATGTTCGCCAACCGCTTCATCCGCCGCGACGAAAAGCTGGTGCAGGAGTCTAATCGACTCAGATAA
- the mnmD gene encoding tRNA (5-methylaminomethyl-2-thiouridine)(34)-methyltransferase MnmD codes for MENKTESRLVVTADGSHSVWKPETGQYYHSVLGALQESQRVFIELGLEAAFERFEEVRLFEMGFGTGLNALLTLLEAEKRQKRVKYTTVEAYPLPLLEARLLNFDEVLDTHFTVALHETPWGEPAELSPFFSLTKYQTRLQDFRMGKRFNLVYFDAFAPSSQPELWNVDVFQQLARMMLPGGLLTTYCSKGYVQRNLKAAGFTVEKHPGPARKREVLRAILQ; via the coding sequence TTGGAAAATAAAACAGAAAGCCGTCTGGTAGTTACCGCCGACGGCTCGCATTCGGTCTGGAAGCCTGAGACCGGCCAATATTACCATTCCGTGCTGGGCGCGTTGCAGGAATCGCAGCGGGTTTTTATCGAACTGGGTCTGGAGGCGGCTTTCGAGCGGTTCGAGGAAGTACGCCTGTTCGAGATGGGCTTCGGCACGGGGCTCAATGCCTTGCTGACGCTGCTCGAAGCCGAAAAACGGCAGAAACGGGTGAAATATACGACCGTGGAAGCCTATCCCCTGCCGCTTCTGGAAGCCCGCTTGCTGAACTTTGATGAAGTATTGGATACGCACTTCACCGTCGCCCTGCACGAAACGCCCTGGGGCGAGCCGGCTGAACTGAGCCCCTTTTTCAGCCTGACCAAATACCAGACCCGTTTGCAGGACTTCCGGATGGGCAAGCGGTTTAATCTCGTATACTTCGATGCCTTCGCTCCCAGCAGCCAGCCCGAACTCTGGAACGTCGATGTTTTCCAGCAGCTTGCCCGGATGATGCTCCCCGGCGGCCTGCTGACGACCTACTGCTCGAAAGGGTACGTGCAGCGCAACCTGAAAGCCGCCGGATTTACCGTCGAAAAGCATCCCGGTCCGGCGCGGAAACGGGAAGTGCTGCGGGCGATTTTACAGTAA
- a CDS encoding GAF domain-containing protein, translating into MAETLLIPQTDNRQDKYDSLLPQLEALTTGEPDLTANLANIAAALKEAFGFFWVGFYLKKGSQLVLGPFQGPIACTRINFDKGVCGAAYSRRETILVPDVEQFPGHIACSSLSQSEVVVPVFDQAGEVAMVLDVDSDKLADFSEVDARELEKVAALITKLL; encoded by the coding sequence ATGGCCGAAACACTCCTTATTCCTCAAACAGACAACCGGCAGGACAAATACGACAGCCTGCTGCCTCAACTGGAAGCCCTGACCACCGGCGAGCCGGACCTGACGGCCAATCTGGCCAATATCGCCGCCGCACTGAAAGAAGCTTTCGGTTTCTTCTGGGTCGGTTTTTACCTCAAAAAAGGGTCTCAACTGGTACTTGGCCCGTTTCAGGGACCGATTGCCTGCACGCGCATCAACTTCGACAAGGGCGTCTGCGGCGCGGCGTATTCCCGCCGGGAAACCATTCTGGTGCCGGACGTAGAGCAGTTTCCGGGGCATATCGCGTGCAGTTCGCTCTCCCAATCGGAGGTTGTCGTGCCCGTTTTCGACCAGGCGGGCGAAGTGGCGATGGTACTCGACGTGGACAGCGACAAACTAGCCGATTTCAGCGAAGTGGACGCCCGCGAACTGGAGAAAGTAGCCGCGCTGATTACGAAGTTACTGTAA
- a CDS encoding (Fe-S)-binding protein produces the protein MTTEITYKVPTMAEMAARGEEPEVLFWVGCAGSFDDRYKKVTIAFVKILNHVGIRFAVLGTEEGCTGDPARRAGNEFLFQMQATANIQVLNGYGVKKIVTACPHCFNTLKNEYPELGGTYEVIHHSQYLQQLINEGKVALKGGGTFKGRKITFHDSCYLGRANKIYEAPREVLEALDAELVEMKRCRTKGLCCGAGGAQYFKEPEPGKKDVNIERTEEALATGADTIAVACPFCMTMMSDGVKNKEREDSVKVYDLAELVAQGQGL, from the coding sequence ATGACAACCGAAATAACCTACAAAGTCCCTACTATGGCCGAAATGGCTGCCCGGGGCGAAGAGCCGGAAGTGTTGTTCTGGGTCGGCTGTGCCGGTTCGTTCGACGACCGGTATAAAAAAGTAACGATTGCTTTCGTCAAGATTCTGAACCATGTCGGCATCCGATTCGCCGTTCTGGGCACCGAAGAAGGCTGTACGGGCGATCCGGCCCGCCGCGCCGGCAATGAGTTTCTGTTTCAGATGCAGGCCACGGCCAACATCCAGGTGCTCAACGGATACGGCGTAAAGAAAATCGTGACAGCCTGCCCGCACTGCTTCAATACGCTGAAAAACGAGTATCCCGAGCTGGGCGGCACGTACGAGGTGATTCACCATTCTCAATACCTGCAGCAGCTGATCAACGAGGGAAAAGTAGCCCTGAAGGGCGGAGGTACGTTTAAAGGCCGCAAAATAACCTTCCACGATTCGTGCTACCTCGGCCGGGCTAACAAAATCTACGAAGCGCCCCGCGAAGTGCTGGAAGCGCTGGATGCCGAACTGGTCGAAATGAAACGCTGCCGCACCAAAGGACTCTGCTGCGGGGCCGGCGGGGCGCAGTACTTCAAAGAGCCGGAGCCGGGCAAGAAGGACGTCAACATCGAACGGACCGAAGAGGCCCTGGCGACGGGCGCCGATACCATCGCCGTCGCCTGCCCGTTCTGCATGACCATGATGTCTGACGGCGTGAAAAACAAGGAGCGCGAAGATTCCGTGAAAGTCTACGACCTGGCGGAACTCGTAGCGCAGGGGCAGGGGTTGTAA